From the genome of Kluyveromyces lactis strain NRRL Y-1140 chromosome F complete sequence:
AAACActgaggaagaagaagaggaagatcCTATCGATGCTCAAGAAATCTACGATCTTATAGCTCATATCAGTGACCCAGAACATCCACTAACGCTAGGACAATTAGCGGTGGTGAACTTGGCTGATATCGAAGTACATGATACGAACGGCAAGGATAAAATGGCCGAAGTTATCGTTAGAATCACTCCAACAATTACACATTGCTCTCTCGCAACCCTTATTGGGCTTGGTATTAGAGTGCGGTTAGAACGTAGTCTCTCGCCCAGATTTAGAATCACTATCCTACTTAAAAAGGGTACACATCAAAGTGAAAACCAGGTTAACAAACAACTTAATGACAAAGAACGTGTAGCTGCTGCCTGCGAGAATGACCAGTTGTTAGGAGTCGTTTCCAAAATGTTAAGTACATGTAAATAATGATCACCGTTTTGATTCTATTGAGCAGAAACATCCAAAGGAACTGCTGCTACGGGACTCCCACTTGTCCAAACCGCACTCTTTTTGTCAGGTCATACAGCCctgatatttcaataatgaaaaatcgGCATGCTGAAAAAAACAACCGcaataataaaatattaaaaaataaaaatggATCCCAGAGCAACATTTTGATGTTAGTGTTTGGGTATGAATCATTGCTGAAGAACCGACGTCAACCCTCAAAATAACTGCCAGTATGGGTGTTTTCATTCCACATTACAAGCTTTCGAAGCTAAAGGAGTACAGGTATGTTACTCGATCATAGAGATGAACTACATTCTGTTTCCTTTCTTGCAAggaaatgatgaaaaggtGATCATGAGTTACTAACCACATCGAttaaaattgaatgaaGTTACCAAGGTGAGGACAGGTCGATTATCTCTAAGTATACTTTGAAGCCATTCTGGTCTCAATTTGTGAAAATTTTTCCATTATGGATGGCACCTAATGTTGTTACGCTTTCAGGGTTTGGATTCATCATTGTTAATGTTTTGACAGTCTTGTACTTAAATCCAACCTTAGATCAAGAACAGCCACGTTGGGCATACTTTTCGTATGCGTTAGGTCTCTTCTTGTATCAAACGTTTGATGCATGTGATGGAGCACATGCACGTCGGACAGGCCAATCGGGGCCGTTGGGTGAATTGTTTGATCATTGTATTGATGCATTGAACACTACTCTGTCAATGTTTATATTTTGTTCTGTGTGTGGCGTTGGATATAAACCGATGATACTTTTCATCCAGTTCGCTTTGTTGTGCAACTTCTATTTGAGTACTTGGGAAGAATATCATACTCACAAACTATTTCTAAGTGAATTCAGTGGGCCTGTCGAGGGtattttgttgattgtTGCGTCTTTCATTATCACAGGTATTTATGGACCACAGAAAGTTTGGCACAGAGAGCTATTTGCGTTCCAATTGTTTGAACAGGACTTTGTGTTAGAATCTATGCATGTAATGTTCTTCTTATCAGGTATCGGActtattttcaatatcttaTCTGCCAGAAGAAATGTCGTTGAGCATTACCTCAAGAGCTCTGGTACTGcagaatcaaaaacagCCAACATCAAGGCTGCTGATAGAGGTTTGCTGCcatttttcatttatttCGCTACCGTGTTTTTAACTGCATTCCTTCAGCCAAAGTTTATTGCACTACCGTTCATCATGAGTATTGGCCTAACGATGGCTTTCACTGTTGGTAGAATCATCATTGGACATTTAACAGATCAAGAATTCCCAATGAGGCATCCACTCATGTTTATTCCATCTCTTCAACTGATCATATGCTACGTATTTGTTTACggtttgaaatatgattcTAACGCCATTGTCAATGACTTGAACTGGTTTGGGTTCGGACTAACTTTGGGTATTCACGGAATGTTCATAACAGAGGTCATTTATGAATTCACAACATATTTGGATATCTACGCTCTTTCCATCAAGCATCCGAAGAAGGTTGAGTAAATCTCTAACCCCCAGAACTTCAAAACTCGATGTCCATAATAATATGTCATTATTGCTCACCCACCATGACCTGTTATAAAATCATGTTCCTTTCACTAGTTTTTTAAATCATTTATTCacttatatatacaagCTGATACGTAAGAAACTCGTCAAAAATACTCACACATTCTCATCATTGCAGAGCTATTGctgttttcaattgtttttATGGGACTGGCCGAAGAGGGGGGGGCCAGTTATTGGTTTGTCATTTAGCATATCAGTATTGAACAATACTTCCACTTAAATGGCAGTTGCTGGGGCACCTGGAGAAGCTGGGGAAGCACCCTCACCAGCAgccaaaatatcattagCATCCTTTTGTAGATCGAAGCTCTTCTCCATTTCAATCAATTGTTGTTCGGCCAAGATTGACAAGGATAGAGGAACACCCAATAACAATGCAGAGGTAGTCACAGCCCACAATAAGTTACCACTCTTAGAAAACACACTACTGAATAGAGAGACAGTTCCGTTGTACAAAAAAGAGATGgtctttctcttttgagGTGGGATAATATCCTTCAAGGCAATCAATCTTTCATagatattttcatcttcataaAGGTCCTCATCATCGCTGGAGAACTCCTCTTCATCAGATTCATCTGCTTGTTGAAGAGAATCGACAGCTGGATCAGCAAGAGTTTCCCCAGCTGTGGTTTGGTTAATAGGGGATTCTTCAGTCAACTCAGTTAATTCCACCATTATTTATATTTTCTTGGTATATGTATATTTGGGTACTATGATAAAGGTAAGCAACGGCTGTAACGAAACAACCCGTACCATAAAGCAATCATTAAGCatctctcttcttcttttaaacTAGCATTTCAGTTTTCACGCTTTTCGTTTTGTTcgattttttcaatgggAGAAAGACATCACCTACGTACTATGTGATTAGCAGGGTAACGCTGTTTTCCATCGGTCATAACCTGCAAGATGACAAGACGGTCAGCCATTAGACAAGCGTTGGTTTAACGATGATAAAAGGATTGGGTATATTTAccatatatgtatattttattctattttacagcatttattttttacctttcttcttgaacttcCTGGATGGTGCCATCTCTTCGTTGAGAATTTGTTCTGCACTTTCttgttttctcttcttgCCGGACTTGATGGCCACAGTTCCTTGGGATTTGACAGCTTTTGACaattctttggaagattCTTCCCAGCCCTCGCcagtttcatcaatttcatatTTATTTAGGTTCAAggaattgatcaattctttcTGCTTTTCTCTCATTGCGCTGATAGCTTCGTTCCCTGCATTTTCAAGGTCATCTTCCATTTTGTCAATGACTTCGGCAGCATTGTAAGACAACACTTCTTCGCCATTCATTTCGGCAATTTCTTGGTCCTTGATTTGAGGTAAGGTTTTTTCAATAGACTCGCTTAAAACTTCCctgaagaaattggtgAATTTCCTGATAATCTTGGAGAACATGGCAATAGTTTGATTGGATGGTAAGTTCAACTCTTTCGTTATGTCATCAATGCCCTTGTGTTGCAAACCAATTGCAAGTAGTATACACGATTGTACGCTTGATAATGATACACCGTCACCCAGCTTTCCACTAAAGTATAGCAATGCCATCATTGGTAGAAGATCAACAATGACATGATAATCCAGTAAGTTGTTAGCATAGCTTTCTAACCTCTTTAGATCGAATGGAGAAAAGATGGAATCCAATTGGTCCCTTGTTAAAACCTTATTCTGGAACGATCTGCCCTCCGAGTCTTGGTCTAGTGTTTCACCCTTCTTAGCAGATTCAATGACATTTAACGCTTCGATGGCAGTGAATTTCTTAAAGTCGAACGATAATAAAGACAAGAATCTTTTATGGAAATCTTTGGCAAATTCTGCCAGCCATTTTGATTCACGACCTTCAAGAACTTTAACCATAACACATGTATGTTCACCAGTCAAATCATTCGCTGTTTGACGTAAGTAAACTGGGACAAATCCGTTGTTTTTCCAGAACTTATGTAAAGATTTTGTTAAACCATATGAAACACCTAAGTAATGCAAAAAGTGAGGGGTTTGTTCTGAGAGTTTCAGAAGCAATGGTGGCAACGTCTTTGCATCCCttaatttgatttcatctttcaagaggtctgctttcttcaaatccCTGTCATCGACTCTCTTGATTGTGTAGTCCTTTTGTACCGTATCTTCATTCAAATCGGTGAATTTACCTTCGAAATGATCTTTCAATAACTCCAGAGCCCTAGACCCATAACCCATAGAGGCGTATTCCGGATTGGTTGCAATCCTAACAACACGGGCACCACTCAAACCGgcaaattcttcatcttgaaattgCTGTGAGATTAGCCATGGAATTAAGTCACCACCAGCTCTTTGACCTCTTGCCAAAGAATTTCTGACAGAATCCTTCGAGATCTCACCTTCCAATGCGACCTGGATGACCACTAAGGGATCAGGTATTCTGCCGCCATCTTTTGGATCGATGGGAGGCAATAAAACGAATAGTTGATGAGCAGGTGCATCACTCATTAATTGCAAGTCGTTAGGAGAATTCTTGTAATGCGATGCGACATAAAGAGCCATCATCTTCTCCAGAAAATTTTCAGAAACAGGATGATAAGAAAATAGAGTATCTCTATTGACGATGAATAAATTACATTGAGATGGATGAGGTGTGCCTCTAGCAGCAAATCTTGGATTTTTGATTAGTTGAACGTCCAAACAAAGTAATTTATTCAACCATTTTTCAACTGGGTCACCAGGAGCGTATCTGATAGGTTCATCTAAGACAACTTCTCTCAAAGAACGGCCACTTGtttgaacttcttgtttctttgaatctCTGGAAACAAGTGCTGTTTCGGAATCTTCACGGCCAGTACCGTTGGATTGAGTTCTTAGCTGTTgaatcaatttcaaagacaaAGATCTACCGGTACCTTCATAACCGTTAATAGTGGATGCCATAAACACTAAGTACGGACCCAAAAGCTTCTTTACAAGTGGTAGTGGAATTGCGGCAGCTTCATCAATGACAACAAGTTCTGCCTGTCCCAACACATGAGAATCATTTGGAATAATATATTGAATGGTCTGTCTATGTTCTCTCTTGATGTCTACTCTGACTATGGCTTTGTTGAAGCTTGGATTGGTGGACTGAATGATATCATAATCAATGTGCTCCTGATAGCCTAGAGCGTCAAATCCTTTGAAAATAAACTCAAATaaagtcttcaaattctcagGGGAAGGAGATGTTACAAAGATATTGGAGTAACCATGGGAtacagcagcagcaataGAAATACCTAGAGCAGCTGATTTACCTCTACCTCTACCTGCCGTCAATGCTACAGTTGaatttaaagttttctCTGAAATGGCATCAATGAAGGTCAAGATTGCATGAGCTTGATTAACCGTTTTTGAAAGAGCAACTAATGATCCCGCAGGCTGAACATCTTCTAAAGAcactttcaattcttttagttcttgattttttggtgaaatttcttcatcatccttTGGTGGAAGTGGTTTTACGTTTTTTCCTCCAGATATAGGTAAAACGTTTAACTCACTATCTACTACCAAACAGTTTTCATTCGAACCCAAGGACAAGATAAATCTTTCGTTGAATCTTGCCACGACATCGTCATGAGCTTCCGTTCTATAACGAGAGTGGATATCCATAGTCATAGTGTATAACTGTTTTAGAGAGGAAATGGACTTTAACATGATAACAATGATACCACCACCTTCAACGGTTTCGATGGTTCTTGCTAGCAAATTTGGAGTCAAAGCTTCAAAATCTTGTAGGATACACATACCATAAGTGTTACCCAAaattttttcagtttcctTATAATAACAGTATCGAATGTTTTGGTTAGAgatgaaagtttcaaaagGATCTTGTTCATTTATCTCTCTGGTACCTCTCTTGATCTCTTTCTTAATCTTTGCttctctcttcttcctgTGTGAAGTGAAACCCAAGAGTTTCTTCTTATACGTCCATAACACGGATTTATTCATTTTGAGGTCAGCACTCATCATTAAATAGTGCAAGTTCGGTAGCTGGTTACGAGCATTGTCACCAACGATAACGAAAAATGATCTCTGATTTGTTTGAACACCATTTCTGATGAGAGCTGGGATACGAGAATCAATAGCTTTTTTACCCATCGTAATCTAACTTCTGGTTTAAAGTTTTAAGAACACACTCTTTAACAACAAACAATGACAGTTACGTTTCGCTGGAAGTTCGACCGTTGGGAAGAGTTAGTGTTtttaatgattttttttgtagTAACGAAGTACAGTAATCAGGTATTTTGGGGAGAAATAAACGTCTCGTAATACTCAGATAGCTTCTCAGCAAACCACCTCATCTCATTtgatctcatctcatctcgAAATAAAATTCCTACCTAATACGATGAAATAGTAAAAAgacaatgaaaaaaaaaaaaaaaaattaggcagagaaaagaaaagatacTACTTACCCGGAattatttgatgaaaatatacTGTTACCCGCATGAATTTCATGCGCAGTGTAATTTCGGCGGctaatttcaagaaatgaCTACGTGTGCATAATGCACCATTATGTGATGTCGACTAATATTTTAAATTCATATTTAAACTTCAGTAGTAGTTTTCATGGGTATTAATTAAAGTTTTCTTCATGACTGACGAAAAGGGAAAAACTAACATTATATAAATACCAGTATTTTTGTGTCACAAGGAATAAGGGCAATATTCTTATGAAATAGATCCGATGAATAAGATAAGAGGTTAAGAACTGACATCAGAACGAGGTTCGATTATAAGGTTGTTTCTTTACCTGAACAAGCGCAGTTGTGGTTATCTCTTATACGGAACGTACGATTCCTAGGTTTtattttggttttattttttcgTGGTCATTCAGGTAAGCTCGGCGGTTATTCCATAGCAATAGCCAGGAGGAGAGTGAGAGCTAActatattttcttttaataGGAACAGAGTATAGTTTTATGTGATCAAACTTGCTATGATGGAGGATTTGGACCATCTGAACGATGAGAATATCAATATAGATGAGAACGAATTTTTGGAAACACTTGATAATGCTGACGGGGACGTGATCAAAACTTTTAGGAACGCTGACGGGTCATTAAGTAGTCATTTTGACAAGAGAAAAGTTCGTATTGCTCCAAGGTCAACATTGCAGTTCAAAATAGGCCCAGGCTTTACGCCAGTGGTGCCCAATCACAAGATATTGAACGATTTTGGACagattcaagaaatcaaattGGAGCCTCGGATTGATCGAGGGTTTGATTTCATAGATGACGATTGGATTGGttataaaagaaattatttcACCGTGGTAACTTCATTTGACACACCGGGGACTGATCATATCGAGTTCATGAAACAAGCGTATCATTTAGATAACGGTGTGGAGATCAAATACTTCGCTACCAAATTAGCCGCCAAGTGtttggaagatgataaatTGATTAACCTAGTTCAACACACTGCAAAGCGAGATAAAGGCCCTCAATTTGCTCCTCCAATACATGTTATTGCACCTGCAAATTTGCCGAAGCACCAGATTATAAGAGATGCATCGAACGTGAGAAACGAAtccaagatgaaaaaatttgatagctattttttccttcataAAGAAGACGTTGGAACAGGATGTGAAGTAAGGAGTGTCTTGGCAAACTACCCATCGGATCCAATCAAAAAAGTAGCAAGGTATGAAAGGATACAGTTCGCCTCTTCTAtaactttgaagaaaactaGCCAACAAAATAGACGGTTTTCACTTTTAGTGGTTTTAGGCTGCTATGTGAAGGGAAGACATGACGGTATTCAGCAGTCATCACCTTATCATGAATTGGATCATTATGATGAAGAGACTGACATGACGtttgttccaattctaATGGAGAAGACGCCGCCTCTCATAATAAGAGGAAGATCTCCCTCTAACTATTGCCAACAAATCAAAGTCATGCATACCAAGAAATcagattttgataatggTTCCCCACAAGAAAACGATCTTGATGTGCCAGCTGATAAGAAAGAGCGGAAAAGGCGAGGACGAAAAAGTAAGCAACCAGATCTTAAAACTACTGCAAATGTGTCTCACGATAGCGCTGGTCGAATCCCAACACTTCTAACCAATGGATTGCCGTCCACATTCGAAATATCACCGACTAGTGGTAACATGAGAATTAAGAATATACAACTGCACTCGTCAAGCACTGAGACCTCATTTCCAAGAGGTTTCCAATCTGAGTCATTGTCAGTAGCATATTTCAGTAACAGTGCCACTCCCATACAAGACTCGATTTTTAAGAAGAGAAGACTTAATATTAGTAAACCTGTTGTACTGGAGTCAAACCTTGAAGAACCGCTGGATGACATTACAGAAAATATCTTTAATACAATATCTTTTGAGGAAAGGACTCCAtcgaaagaaaacaaagagcGATTATCTTCTACAAGCGTATTCCTCCTGAAGCATGTGACTTACGATGTTTCAGAGCCTCCTGCGGTGGCAATTCCCAGGGCCATGCTTCCAAACAAGATGGAAATTTCCTACTGTTTGAATGATTATTCATCAAGTTTTATCGAATATCCACCTCCTAGTACGTCACATAAAAGATTGCCTGGTTCGAGAAGGCTCTTAACAGCCTCCGGAAACCCTTCGGATCTATTAAACCCTGCAGACTGGTCGGATGGGCCGAGCATCTTCCGTCATTAATAGCTTTCGCCTTATAAACAACCGCAACTGTTATCCGTAGCGTAGACAAATGATGCTGCAAACAGTTCTGGCAAGGAGGGATGTATTTTGGAGAGACAGACGGAATGGGTAATCTTACTTGCGTTAATTTCCGAACTTGAAAACAGACGTCTCTCATTTTTCCATGAAAAAACAATAAATTTTACAATatagagagagagagaggCGCTGACAAATAAAGCCAGGCAAACTAAACGAACGTTCACCAGAACATGTCAGACATCttgaattcaattttttgttaGCTAATTGGTTTCAGACAGAATTTTCTTTGCATATTCTCACGGAGTTAATACAGCCAAAGATTACTATCCCAAATCACAGATGGCGGATAACCCGAAAGCCCCAACGTTCATCAAGGAGGGTTCTGGAGATTTGGAAAGCCAAAGGAGAAACGAGCAAGTCAATCGAGAAGTTGGCGAATTGGTTACAAGAAAGTCGCTCAGCGATCAATTGAGAGAAAATTCCAAGAAGAAACGCCAACAATTTCAGAGACAGacaaaggaaaagaacAGCTTCACGAGAGTGTCAAACGATGACTTAGATCATATCAATAAGGTAAAGCTggatgaattggaaaagcTTCGAAATTTTTCGCAGTGGGCTGAATCTGAGGAGCGTAATCGTCGGAAACAGCTGCAATTATTGCAGCAACCTTCTACACCGGAGCACACTAACAAACAGGTGATTTCCAAGAACGATCCTATTCCAACCTCCATTAAAGTACGAAAACTAAAAACGTCCAATGGCGCAAAGAATGCGCTAGGTGTGATTAGTAAACCAAAACATAAGAAAACTGACAGAACCCAAAAAAAGTAGCGAAAGCAAAAATTGTGGTTTCAAATTTCGGCGGTAATCCGAATGAAACTGGTTGTGGAACTTAATcgattttcttttcccCCCCCCCCCCTAATTCTGGGcctaaaagaaaaaaataaaaaaaaaaggcttGAGTACTTGAAAActatattattattaatCAGTGCATTGTTTTGAAGCTTAATACTACCGGGTACCCTTTTAGGGTGAAATTCACATAACTAAGGATTGCGCTTTTAGTAAAACGAACCGAGTATAAAAGAACCTGTTTAGACGTTAGTTAGTTCCTTGCcaatcaattgattcacAGTTTCTAGGGTGATGTATTTCTTATGTTTTATTTATTAGTTTATACTGGATATAACCAAGAAAGACTCGCATATCTACAAAATCCTCGAAAGATAAGAATAACTAATGTCAGTTCCAACCACTCAAAAAGCCGTCATCATTGAAGGTGACAAAGCTGTTGTTAAAACAGATGTCTCAGTTCCAGAATTAAAGGAGGGTACAGCCTTGGTGAAGGTTGAGGCTGTTGCTGGTAACCCAACTGATTGGAAGCATATTGCTTATAAGATTGGTCCAGAAGGTTCAATTCTAGGATGTGACATTGCTGGTACAGTTGTCAAACTTGGACCAAATGCTAGTACTGACTTGAAGGTTGGAGATACCGGTTTCGGTTTTGTTCACGGTGCTTCCCAAACAGATCCTAAAAATGGTGCATTTGCTGAATATGCCAGGGTTTATCCACCTTTGTTTTACAAGAGTAACTTAACTCACTCAACTGCTGATGAAATTTCTGAAGGCCCTGTGAAGAACTTCGAATCTGCTGCATCATTGCCAGTTTCGTTGACAACTGCTGGTGTTAGTTTGTGTCATCACTTGGGCTCAAAAATGGAATGGCACCCATCTACCCCGCAACATACTCATCCATTATTGATTTGGGGTGGTGCTACAGCAGTGGGTCAACAACTAATCCAAGTTGCCAAACATATCAATGCTTATACTAAGATTGTAACTGTTGCTTCTAAAAAGCATGAAAAGCTTTTAAAGTCTTATGGTGCTGATGATGTCTTTGACTATCATGATGCAGGCGTTATTGAGCAGATCAAATCGAAGTATCCAAACCTGCAACATGTTATTGACGCTGTGGGAAGCGAAGATAGTATCCCCGAGGCCTATAAAGTCACAGCAGATAGTCTACCTGCCACATTATTAGAAGTGGTTCCAATGACCATTGAAAGCATTCCtgaagaaatcagaaaaGATAATGTTAAAATTGATATTACTTTGTTGTATCGTGCATCTGGTCAAGAAATTCTATTGGGTGCAACAAGATTTCCTGCTAGTCCAGAATATCATGAAGCCACAGTTAAATTCGTTAAGTTTATAAATCCACACCTTAACAACGGTGATATCCATCATATGAATATTAAAGTTTTCAGCAACGGCTTAGATGATGTCCCAGCTCTCACTGAAGGTATAAAAGAAGgtaaaaacaaaaatgttAAGTATGTTGCCAGGTTATAAGCCGATACTGAAAAGTACGTATAGCTCTACTTTTATGCGAAATATGTTACGAACAATTTTATGAAGTTTAGAACAGAAAACACATCCTCTCTCTTAAGTTATTGGAGCTTTTTCGAGATTGATCTCACTGCCGGTAACATTTACAAGGGATTGTATCATATGTGTATATAAACTATAATCTAAAAATGTTTATCTCAAGACGAACTAAAAATAGTTTTATTATAATAAAACTGTGAAAGGTGATTTGATATACCAAGCTATGGCCAGAATCGTCCTCTCACTCGAAACCATAAATGGGAAACTAGGATTTAATTATAGATACGCATCTCGATCGACCCAATTATAACATTGATTGGTAAAAGAGGTATCAAGACTGAAGAACATATAGTACAGTTATCTTAGTATTGATATTCTTAATGATCATTGATCGAAGAACAAAGTACATCCAACGTTATTGTCAGATTTAATAGTAGAAAAGATGTGTGTCAGATACACATGCAGCTGTTATTGCGACTTATAACAACATGGCACCAACAACAGCTAAACCGGCTCCGACAATGTTACTGTCCAAAATGCCAGCACCGTTTTCAGTGTAGGGGATTGGGGTAGTTTCATTGGTTGGGGCAAGGTGATGAGTAGTTACCGGTTTGGTTTCAGTTGTTGGATAATCGGTAGGAATAACTGGTTTTGTTTCAGTAGTTGGACAGTCAGTAGTAGTAATGATAGTTTTGTTTTTAGAAACCCAGGTATAAGTCTTTGGTGGCATTGGGTAAGAAGAGGTACTGTTATGGTGTGGTGGTGGAGCTGGGTAAGTGGAAGTTTTGTTGTAATGTGTCGGAACCTCAGAAGTAGTTTCGCAAGGAATCTCCGACGTAACGGTGTAAGTCTGATGACTGGTTGTAACATTAGATGTAACTTTGTATTTGGTGGAGATTTCAATGCTGCTTTTACCCTCAGTGGTGGTTAAGGTCTCAGTCTTGTTAGATGGATATTCAGACTTCGTAGTTGGATATTCAGACTTCGTGGTCAAGGTCTCAGTCTTGTTTGTTGGATATTCAGACTTCGTCGTTGGATATTCAGGCTTAGTGGTGGGGTACTTAGACTTCGTAGTGGAGTACTTGGACTTGGTAGTTGAGTAATCAGACTTGGTAGTTGAGTAATCAGACTTGGTAGTTGAGTAATCAGACTTGGTAGTTGAGTAATCAGACTTGGTGGTTGAAATTTCAGTGGTCTTTTTGTGTTCCTTGTCATGTTTGGAACTGCTCCATTTTGGTTTACTGtaatcttcatcatcatcagagTGCTTACCGGCACGCACAACACTCAAGGTGGTTAAAGCGACAGCAGCAATAGTAgaaaatttcattatttggAATGGATAGATGGCCTTGTGTTTGGTTATTCGTAGTCACGAGAAGCTGTGCCACGAAAGTCCATTAGAATATCTTATAACTGTCATTAATGTAATGTAACCGAAAGTGAAGGGATTTATGCCCTAAAAATGTGTCAATTTatat
Proteins encoded in this window:
- the CIA2 gene encoding iron-sulfur cluster assembly protein CIA2 (similar to uniprot|P38829 Saccharomyces cerevisiae YHR122W Protein required for cell viability) translates to MSEFINENPDILDETLLPSRKEDITNELFGDALGKITHERKRQLLQIGSVDSPVLKNIGLLDKLLNQQLSLDETVPDLTDIETATESDENTEEEEEEDPIDAQEIYDLIAHISDPEHPLTLGQLAVVNLADIEVHDTNGKDKMAEVIVRITPTITHCSLATLIGLGIRVRLERSLSPRFRITILLKKGTHQSENQVNKQLNDKERVAAACENDQLLGVVSKMLSTCK
- the CPT1 gene encoding diacylglycerol cholinephosphotransferase (similar to uniprot|P17898 Saccharomyces cerevisiae YNL130C CPT1 and similar to uniprot|P22140 Saccharomyces cerevisiae YHR123w EPT1 Cholinephosphotransferase); protein product: MGVFIPHYKLSKLKEYRSIISKYTLKPFWSQFVKIFPLWMAPNVVTLSGFGFIIVNVLTVLYLNPTLDQEQPRWAYFSYALGLFLYQTFDACDGAHARRTGQSGPLGELFDHCIDALNTTLSMFIFCSVCGVGYKPMILFIQFALLCNFYLSTWEEYHTHKLFLSEFSGPVEGILLIVASFIITGIYGPQKVWHRELFAFQLFEQDFVLESMHVMFFLSGIGLIFNILSARRNVVEHYLKSSGTAESKTANIKAADRGLLPFFIYFATVFLTAFLQPKFIALPFIMSIGLTMAFTVGRIIIGHLTDQEFPMRHPLMFIPSLQLIICYVFVYGLKYDSNAIVNDLNWFGFGLTLGIHGMFITEVIYEFTTYLDIYALSIKHPKKVE
- the TOM22 gene encoding Tom22p (similar to uniprot|P49334 Saccharomyces cerevisiae YNL131W TOM22 Translocase of Outer Mitochondrial membrane Mitochondrial import receptor complex protein) — translated: MVELTELTEESPINQTTAGETLADPAVDSLQQADESDEEEFSSDDEDLYEDENIYERLIALKDIIPPQKRKTISFLYNGTVSLFSSVFSKSGNLLWAVTTSALLLGVPLSLSILAEQQLIEMEKSFDLQKDANDILAAGEGASPASPGAPATAI
- the KRE33 gene encoding ribosome biosynthesis protein KRE33 (highly similar to uniprot|P53914 Saccharomyces cerevisiae YNL132W KRE33 Essential protein of unknown function heterozygous mutant shows haploinsufficiency in K1 killer toxin resistance) encodes the protein MGKKAIDSRIPALIRNGVQTNQRSFFVIVGDNARNQLPNLHYLMMSADLKMNKSVLWTYKKKLLGFTSHRKKREAKIKKEIKRGTREINEQDPFETFISNQNIRYCYYKETEKILGNTYGMCILQDFEALTPNLLARTIETVEGGGIIVIMLKSISSLKQLYTMTMDIHSRYRTEAHDDVVARFNERFILSLGSNENCLVVDSELNVLPISGGKNVKPLPPKDDEEISPKNQELKELKVSLEDVQPAGSLVALSKTVNQAHAILTFIDAISEKTLNSTVALTAGRGRGKSAALGISIAAAVSHGYSNIFVTSPSPENLKTLFEFIFKGFDALGYQEHIDYDIIQSTNPSFNKAIVRVDIKREHRQTIQYIIPNDSHVLGQAELVVIDEAAAIPLPLVKKLLGPYLVFMASTINGYEGTGRSLSLKLIQQLRTQSNGTGREDSETALVSRDSKKQEVQTSGRSLREVVLDEPIRYAPGDPVEKWLNKLLCLDVQLIKNPRFAARGTPHPSQCNLFIVNRDTLFSYHPVSENFLEKMMALYVASHYKNSPNDLQLMSDAPAHQLFVLLPPIDPKDGGRIPDPLVVIQVALEGEISKDSVRNSLARGQRAGGDLIPWLISQQFQDEEFAGLSGARVVRIATNPEYASMGYGSRALELLKDHFEGKFTDLNEDTVQKDYTIKRVDDRDLKKADLLKDEIKLRDAKTLPPLLLKLSEQTPHFLHYLGVSYGLTKSLHKFWKNNGFVPVYLRQTANDLTGEHTCVMVKVLEGRESKWLAEFAKDFHKRFLSLLSFDFKKFTAIEALNVIESAKKGETLDQDSEGRSFQNKVLTRDQLDSIFSPFDLKRLESYANNLLDYHVIVDLLPMMALLYFSGKLGDGVSLSSVQSCILLAIGLQHKGIDDITKELNLPSNQTIAMFSKIIRKFTNFFREVLSESIEKTLPQIKDQEIAEMNGEEVLSYNAAEVIDKMEDDLENAGNEAISAMREKQKELINSLNLNKYEIDETGEGWEESSKELSKAVKSQGTVAIKSGKKRKQESAEQILNEEMAPSRKFKKKGKK